The genomic window TGATCAGCTGGGTCGACAGCGGCGTGCTCTCCGGCACGAAGTAGGGCTCCAGGCACGCGGCCTTGAGGCTTTCCTTGGTCAACTGGTTGTGGGTCAGCAGGCGGGCGATCTGGCGCATGTGCACCACGCCCTCCACCTGGTTGATGTCGTTGCGGAACACCGGCAGGCGTGTGTGGGTGGTGTTGCGCAACTGGCCGATGATGGTTTCCAGCTCATCGTCCAGGTCGATGCCCTGGACTTCGTTGCGCGGCACCATCAGGTCGTTCACCGTGATCTTTTCCAGGTCGAGGATGCTCAGCAGCATGTCCTGGCGGTTGTTGGTGAGCTTCTCGCTGGAGTCGGTGACCACGCTGCGCAGCTCGTCATTGCTCAGCGGCTTGTTGCCGCGCTGGGTCGGGTCGAGGCCGCCCAGGCGCAGCAGCAGGTTGCTGATGCCGGTCATCAGCCAGAGCAGCGGGGTGAACAGCTTCTGCATCCAGATCAGCGGCAGGCTGGCGGGGAAGGCCACGCGCTCGGGGCGCAGCGCGGCGTAGGTCTTGGGGGTGATCTCGCCGAAGATCAGCAGGATCAGTGTCAGCACCACGGTGGCGACCGCCACCCCGGCTTCGCCCCACAGGCGCAGGGCCAGCAGGGTCGCCAGCGACGAGGCGATGATGTTGACGAAGTTGTTGCCGATCAGGATGGTGCCCAGCAGCCGGTCGGTGCGCAGCAACAACCAGCTGGTGCGCCGTGCGCCACGGTTGCCCTGCTTGGACAGGTGGCGCAGGCGGTAGCGGTCGAGGCTGAGCATGCCGGTCTCGACGCTGGAGAAGAACGCCGAGCAGAGGATCAGGAAGACGAGCAGGCCGATCAGGTAGCCGGGGTGGATCTCTTCCATGCGCGCAGGTCCTTCAGCGGCGCTTGGGCGCCGCCGTAAGCGTCAGATGTGCAGGATGAATTCCTTGACCAGCTTGCTGCCGAAGTAGGCCAGCATCAGCAGGCAGAAACCCGCGAGGGTCCAGCGGATCGCCTTGTGGCCGCGCCAGCCGAGCTGGTGGCGGCCCCACAGCAGCACGCCGAACACCACCCAGGCGAAGCAGGAGAGGATGGTCTTGTGCGCCAGGTGCTGGGCGAACAGGTTGTCGACGAACAGCCAGCCGGAGATCAGTGACAGCGAGAGCAGCGACCAGCCGCCCCAGAGGAAGCCGAACAGCAGGCTTTCCATGGTTTGCAGCGGCGGGAAGTTGCGGATCAGGCCCGACGGGTGCTTGTGCTTGAGCTGATGGTCCTGGACCAGCAGGAGCAGCGCCTGGACCACGGCGATGGTCAGCAGGCCGTAGGCCAGGATCGACAGCAGGATGTGGGCGAGGATGCCGGGCTGCTCGTTGATCGGCTCGATGGTGCCATGGGGCACGAGCACGGCCAGCAGGGTGGTCAGCGCGCCGAGCGGATAGAGCACGATCAGCAGGTTGTGCACCGGAATGCGCAGGCACGCCAGCAGGGTCAGGGCGGTGACCGCGGCGGAGATCAGGCTGGCGGCGTTGAAGAAGTCCAGCGCCAGGCCGGCCGGCGTCAGCAGCTCCTGGCTCAGGCTGTACGCCTGGCAGAGCAGGGCGAGCAGGCCCAGCAGGAGGAGCAGCGGTTTCTGCGGCGGGGTGCGGCGGGCCAGGCTTGCGCCCTGGTAGGCGGTGGTGCCGATATAAAGGACGGCGGCGATCAGGCTGGGCAGCAGAGGTTGCATAAGTCCTTGGAACAGTCCTTGGAAAGGGGACCCGAAAGGTCGTGAGTTTGGCACAGATCGCCCGCGCCGAGAAAGCCGTTGCGAACAGTTCGCTTCTGGCCTGCGACGCGGTCCGTCACATCGGGATCATCGGCGGTGTTGGCGCTGGCCGCACTTGGTTATAATCGGCGGCTTGCTGACAAGCCAAACCCTGGTCCGACCGGGCCTGATTAGGAACGCGCATGTTCGAAAACCTTACAGATCGCCTCTCGCAAACGCTGCGCCACGTCACCGGCAAGGCCAAGCTGACCGAGGACAACATCAAGGACACGCTCCGCGAAGTGCGGATGGCCCTGCTGGAGGCCGACGTGGCCCTGCCGGTGGTCAAGGACTTCGTCGCCAAGATCAAGGATCGCGCGGTCGGCACCGAGGTTTCCAAGAGCCTGACCCCGGGCCAGGCCTTCGTGAAGATCGTCCAGGCCGAACTGGTCGAGCTGATGGGCGCGGCCAACGAGGACCTCGACCTCAACGCCGCTCCCCCGGCCGTGATCCTCATGGCCGGCCTGCAGGGCGCGGGCAAGACCACCACCGCCGGCAAGCTGGCGCGCTTCCTCAAAGAGCGCAAGAAGAAGTCCGTGCTGGTGGTGTCCGCCGACGTCTATCGCCCGGCGGCGATCAAGCAGCTGGAAACCCTGGCCAGCGATATCGGCGTGACCTTCTTCCCGTCCGACATCAGCCAGAAGCCGGT from Pseudomonas sp. GCEP-101 includes these protein-coding regions:
- a CDS encoding HlyC/CorC family transporter, which translates into the protein MEEIHPGYLIGLLVFLILCSAFFSSVETGMLSLDRYRLRHLSKQGNRGARRTSWLLLRTDRLLGTILIGNNFVNIIASSLATLLALRLWGEAGVAVATVVLTLILLIFGEITPKTYAALRPERVAFPASLPLIWMQKLFTPLLWLMTGISNLLLRLGGLDPTQRGNKPLSNDELRSVVTDSSEKLTNNRQDMLLSILDLEKITVNDLMVPRNEVQGIDLDDELETIIGQLRNTTHTRLPVFRNDINQVEGVVHMRQIARLLTHNQLTKESLKAACLEPYFVPESTPLSTQLINFQKQKRRIGIVVDEYGEVIGIITLEDILEEIVGEFSNQNTLRNPDIHPQADGTYVIDGSANLRDVNRALGWQLPSDGPKTLNGLVTEALEQIPDCAVCLKIGRYRLEILQSGENRVKSVRAWLPGAPPKEPYADELA
- a CDS encoding cytochrome C assembly family protein is translated as MQPLLPSLIAAVLYIGTTAYQGASLARRTPPQKPLLLLLGLLALLCQAYSLSQELLTPAGLALDFFNAASLISAAVTALTLLACLRIPVHNLLIVLYPLGALTTLLAVLVPHGTIEPINEQPGILAHILLSILAYGLLTIAVVQALLLLVQDHQLKHKHPSGLIRNFPPLQTMESLLFGFLWGGWSLLSLSLISGWLFVDNLFAQHLAHKTILSCFAWVVFGVLLWGRHQLGWRGHKAIRWTLAGFCLLMLAYFGSKLVKEFILHI